CGGAGCCCGGCTCCTCGGCGGCGGGTGAGGGGGCCGTGACCCCTTGGGCGTCTGCATAGCCGCTGTCCTCCTGCGCGCTGCCCTGGCGCGGCTCCGGGGCGGGGCCTCACCCAAGCACGGCCTGACAGGCCGCGAGGCCCCGCGGGGCCTGCTTGAGCGCGGCCGTGAGCAGCGAGCCGCTccggggcagccccggctccGCGCCCTGCTGGCCCGCCGCTGTAGGGAGCGCGCCGGGGCGGCGGTAGCAGCTGAGGGCTCCCAGCgcctgaggggtgggggggacgggAGGGCGGTGTGTGAGGTGGTGGCTTAAAAATTGCTGGAGAAATtacagggtttggggtttttcttatggtttcttttttccctgggACTCGTTCAGGTGCAGAGTGTTCCCCATGCGGTTTAGGCTATGCTGGAGCCTCTCCCgtctgtgctgctgcaggtcGTGGGTCTGTGGAGAGCTGTAATGGTGTTACCTGAAATAATTTGGTGCTTTCTGCGCCCCTCCCATCCTATAACATCTTGATCTGGATGCTGAAGAATGTTATTGCAAGATGAGTCGATtgctaacaacaaaaaaaaaaattttaaaaagctgttttcaagATAAAAGTTCACATTATccacaggcaggagctgcctaaattaaagatggaaaaaaggtAGCCAAGGCTCTCCTCGGTTACCCGACCTGTGCTCACCTGGGGGGTAGTCCTTCCAGAAACCAACCCCTGAGTGCCTGTAACGGGTCCTGACTCTGCCCTGGTGTCTTACAGGGAAGGAAGCCCAGAAAGGACCTCTGCTCTTTGACGATCTCCcaccagccagcagtgctgatTCAGGTATGGTTGTTCCATTCCTGCCATTAGTTTGGCTTCCTGTGTTTTCTGCATCAGCATCTCTCGAGATGGAACTTGTGTAAACCCTTTTCTTTGTTAGGCAGGATAAAGACAGTTGTGTTATCACCACTGGTGTGCAGAGCAACTGCTTtcctcttgtggttttttttggatAACCAGAATGTTACAGGTGTTCCACCCATAATCAATTCCATATAAGTATTCTCTGGAACATATGTAAGGCCTGAGTTTGCCCCCACCATCCAGTAACAGAAGTTGAAAATTGGCTCGCTTTGGTAAACTGGCATTTCATAATTTTTGCACCTCGGGAAGGGGCATTATTCCCTCCAAGAGATGAAAGTGTTTAGTTCttattgcatttttcttgtgCTCCAGCAAAAGGAGGCTCTTTGCTCTTTGATGATCTTCCGCCAGCCAGCAGCAGTGACACAGGTAAGGAGCCGGGTCAGCTCACCAAGCCTCTGCTGACCTGCCCTTCTCAGGAAAGCCTGTTGATGTAGCCTGTTGTGTTGGACCCGCAGCAAGTTAACCTGGTGCCTGAGTTGGCTGACACTGGTCGTGGCGACCTGTTTGTACCCCAATTGTTTAAATTGAGGTTCTGACTTTAGGTCTGTTCCCAGAAGTATATCCCTCAGATGTCTTTTGGGGACCCATGTCACCTGTGCCTGACAGCTCCCTGCGTTGGGAGTGAAAGTACAGGTGTGCTCACAAAGAGCGAGGGCAGTGGTGGCCTGGTGCTGCCACTGCCCTGGCTTCTGTTGCTTTTCTGCTGTGGGCACAGGCTGCCTTCTTGTTCCTAGCTGTAAATGTCTTCAAAACCAGACTGTTGGTCTGGCAAGGCTTTCTGCGTGCAGCCAAGTGTTTGCTAGCACCTGGGAGGAGGTGAGGTAATTCACTATACTGTACAGGAATAAATCTCCAGAAGGGAAAAGCTAGGGTTCTGATGTCATGGGAATCATATTTTGCttgctaattttaatttttaatctgtcCTCTGAAACCCCTAACAAATTCAGAGTAATAAAATGTACTTCTCTGCATTTATAGAcacaaataatagtaataaaaaaactcaGAAGTGTTCCAACCTGAAACGTTAACTTCCTGACCAGTTAACTGCAAAAAAGGCCGATAGCTAAGAAACAAACTCTGGGTTGGTGCAGAGAGTCAGTAAACTGCTAGCCAAACACAACCGTAGTGCCTGAGGTAGGGTCACACAACGTAAAGTGACCAAGTTGGCGCTCGCTGAGTTACACAGCGATGTGTGCCACGGGTTGTAAATGCTGAGTGAAGCTGTGTTGTGCATGTTTGTGGTCAGTTAGTATGTCTTGTTCAGTAATAACTCTGGCCACTTAATACTGTGTGAGTGTGCAAGCCTGCGCTCCTGGAGGGTACTTTGGTTTAAAAGGACTTGCTCTGAATTTATGCAAGTAAAAGAGAGCTGAAGGGCTTCAGctgtctgcatttttgttttctttcagccttCAGTGCTACTGAGCAGGTCTCAGCAGGGAGCCACgggaaaggggagaagagaaagtccttggaggaggaagagaagaatgGCAGGGAAGAACTTGTGGAAAAGAAAGTTTGTAAAGGTTTTCAGACAACTTGAAAACAAATGTACTCAATTTGTACTTTTGACATTGGGCTGAGTAAGTCCAGACCAAAGCTGAGCTTTGGTTCTTCAGTCCACTTGCATTTTCAGCCTTTCGTAGGGAACAAACTGCTATGGTGGCCTGTGGAAGCCCCTCAAGCTCCCTGGCACTCTCTGCCTCCTTCACCTGGGCCTACTTATCAGCCCTGCTGAGGTGGCAGAAGCTGAGCAGCAAGCACCTCGGCATTTGCAGGATAAGTTCCTGTGCTGCCAAGAGGAGGATTGGCTGAGAAACCTCTAGAAAGCTAGAGCTGCACCAGTTTCTTGTGCCACATCCACAGATCTCTCCACTGGGTGGCAGCTAAGAAAGCCAGCGAGAAAGGGATTTGCTGTTACATACAGGACTTTAGCGCAGGTGCCTGTGCGTTATGTTGCAGCTTTGGGAACGTGTTCAGGGATACAAAGGCAAGGATGTGTTCTGGAAACGGCAGACCCTGATGTCCTGTCCGGAGCACCCTCTTTAAGGCTGTGCTTTGTTTAATTTGCAGGTTCAATGCCACGtgcttcccctgcccctctgcccctgTTTGGTAGGAGCCCTGTCTGCTGCCCAGCAGTCCTGCTTGGCTACAGCTGCCTGCCAGAGTGGGGGCGAAATGGCTTTTATAGCTGCTGACCTTGGGGGCACTTAAAAACCcatattacaaaataaatctaTCCTGTTCAGCACAAGCTGCCAGGTGTTTCATTGCAGGATGAGGGCCATCTTTTGATGCAGTGCCAGGATAGGGttcaaaaagctgaaaagtgGTTGCTGATTTACTGGTTTTTAGCCTGAGCTGAGGAGATGGAGGAGTTTgatttgtgtgcatgtgtctgcTTTGTTCCCCTTTAGGGTCAGTGGGCATTCTTGGATTGAAGGGTTACGTGGCGGAGAGGAAAGGTGAAAGAGAAGACATGCAGGATGCACATGTCATCTTAAACGATATCACCGAGGAATGCCAGCCTCTGCCTTCCCAAATGTAAGTGATCCCCAACTGCCAGAATAAAGCTGTGAATGGCAGCCATCCAGGGGTGAAGGAGCTCCAGCGTGCTTCAGCTAAGCCTGTGATATGATCCTTTTTTCTTTGAGCAGCTGATGCTCTTGACTACGCCTGCGTTGTGGTGTGTGGTTTGGGCTTGTTATTGGGAGACCTGGGTTGAATCATTGGCTGAGTTCCTGGGCAAATCACAGGACTATGATATACAAATATCTCCCTTTGAGTGATGCTCGGGGGGTTCAGTCACTGACCTCACAAGGATTGTGATTGCCCAATAACTCTGGATATTGAGACTCTGTTACCCAAATGTACATGGATGTTTAGAGACCCTCAGTTTAATTATAAGTAACTGGTCTTTGCCTTGGGGATTTTACAGTGTGTAAAACTCTTAACTGTGGCAACGGAGAATGCTCGAAGAGAAAACAGATGTCAGAACTCTCTCATTTGAAAAGTTTAAATCTCCTAGCAAAGTAACACATATAAGTGTGTGTAGGGGGAGTGCGTGTATTTAAAGGCTCTTGAGCATCATCCTGATACTGGATTTAGCTTCTGAACTAATATTGTCCTGAGAGCTTTGTGTGCTGAGGGGTCTGAGTTTTTCTTGTGTGTAGCATGGTTCCAAGAAGTTTAGGCATGGAAAGAACTGTTGGATTGGTTGGACTGATGTCTGTGTAGTGCTGGGGAGTTGCAGTGCCCTTGAGGTGAAAAGTTTAGCTGTTTTTATGCCAAGTTGTGGTCTATAAACTCTTTTCTGCCCTTCATTTTCTTGAGGAGTGGAAAATTACAAGGAAGTTCTCAGCTCACTGCTGCACACATAAACCATGTAAATGCTTGAATGTGTGAGCTCAGACActtgctgcctttgtggcttGGCGTGCAGTATTTACTCAGTCTGGCTGACAAAGGGCAGGGTGTTATGGAGATGAATGCACTCAATCCCACCCTCTGGGTAATGGCCTTTCTTAGCCCCTTTCTGCTACTCTTTGTTCCCTCACAGCACACGTGTCTCGTACTTCGCTGTTTTTGATGGCCACGGGGGAGTCCGAGCCTCAAAATTTGCAGCACAGAATCTGCACCAAAACCTGATTAAGAAATTTCCTAAAGGTGAGAGGAGTGGAATAAGGGCTGTAAGACAACCATCACCTTTTCTGCCTTGACATTATGGCAGTGGATAGGGAAACTGATTTGTTTGGGCATAGTTCTACGGTTCCCATCCGCTATTCCCAGTGGGCTTGCGAGACTGCACTGTCTCCCAGGGAAGAGGGCTGGATGCCTTTTTGGCAAAAGGGTACAAGTAGCCAGTTGTGAACTGCTAAGCAAGTGTGAGTTGCCAGTTTTGGCAGTGCCGCTTCAAGCATGAAAATATGGCTGTAGGGGAGAGGGGTATGTCATAAATTCTCCACGCATGCTGCCAGGCAGATTTTTGGTAGCGTGAGCCCAGGATGTGCCCTAGCTGCTCTGCAAAGGGTCTGAGAGATGCGCTGCTTGATTGAATGTTGGATGAGTGAAGGGAGGGATTGGGATAggtcagatacttttttttttttagctggagATTAGTTGCTCTTTTCCCTGTCTGACAGGTGAGGTGGTCAGTGTGGAGAAAACTGTGAAGAGATGCCTTTTGGACACCTTCAAACACACAGATGAAGAGTTTCTAAAGCAGGCATCTAGCCAGTAAGTGTAAACGTTTCCCATGGATTTGTATTTCTTAGCTTGCATCTCACAGGCCTTAGTTCTGAGCAGGGCAGAAGAAACCTTGAGTTGTGCCTATGCTTTGGCGAAACCCCACGCAGCTTTGGTGTGCCAGGCTGTAACTGCCAGCTGAGCgcctgctggagcacagcatgTTCTGGTCTTACTCTGCAGTAAGCTGTCTCTAGGACCTCTTCGACTAAAATATATGTTTGTGGTAAAGGAAGGAACCAAAACATGATCAAGAATGCACCTCTGTCCTTACCAGGACATCTTGTTTGCCTTCTTTTTAAAGACTGACCATGTTGCTGAAGTGACTTACCCACCCTGCCTGGGATGGGGTCTGTGTTGACAGCAGCAGAGTGTGGCAGGATGTGTCTGTAGCACAGCACTCTGCAGGCTGCTGTGCACAGCTTGCTTTAGAGCTGCGTTCCTCCTGGTGAGTGTGTGCTTGCCAGGCGGGGGCACATCTTAGAGGTCTTTTTTAATGCCTGGTGTTGAAAGACTTAGCTCTCCCAATGGAAGTTTAAATCTTGCTTTCTTCACCTCTTTTGAAAACAGATGTTGATGAAGAATGTCCCTCATCTTAAGCTGGTTTCtaacattcttttaaaacaaagctgaaaagcacagcagctgctttctgTGGGATAAATGCCAGCCTGCCTCCCAGCTGGGCTTTGAGTGTAAGCACCCATACCTTCTCTCAGTCTCTGCTGAACTGACACACCAACTGTATGGACTAGAGAAGATGTagattgcatttaaaatacagttattttgttACCAGTCCTTTACACATTTGTTTGGGGTGGTCTTTGATTTCATCGTGACACCTCTAACACAGATGGAGAGACTTGATGCATCTGATTCTGAGATTCCCTGCAAACTTTCAATTTTAAGTAAACTGCAGACTGGATCAGTCTCTTAAGCCGAATCAGATCAACAAGTTTGACCAGGCAAAAAGAAGCAGCTCCCTTCAGTCTGTCACAGCAGTGTCATTCCCAAGCCAGTCTCCATGTGGTCAGAAACATGGCTTATGACAAAGGTGCTACAAAGGATTGCTAGCGATAGCTGTATTGATGACAACATGAGTGATCTTCATTCAGCTGCACCTTCAAAGTTAGGAAAAGCTGGGTGAAATATGTCTGAAAATCAGTCTCGGAGCTACTTTCAGTAGAGTGGTATTGTAGCCAGGCTTCGTTGTGGGGAGGATTAGTCTGGCAGCTGTAATCTAAGAAAGGCTTCTCGTTTTACCTAGAGCTCTCGAGATACAAGCTTAACTACAGCAAGTGAAATATCAGGAGAGTGACTGAACAAGTGGTGTTGCTGCTGAGGTGGGGTGGTGGGCACTGAGGCGGGTGGGCAGGGGTACTgtgaaaaaaggacagaaaatgaaagcaagaggaaggcagctgctgcagtCCTGGCTACGCCTTCCTTTCGCTGCGAAGAGCGAGCTTCCTGAGGAGCGGTTTGGGGTGCTTGTTTGCTCATGATGCTATAGCTTCCGCACAGTCACTGGGGCTGAGCCTGTTCCAGACACATCTGAGCTTTCCTGGAAGCTGAGTGTGAGGAAGGGTTGGTGTGGGGAGCGTGACTGGCAGTATTTGTACCAGTTGGGCACTGGCCGTGCATTTAGAAGGCGGTGCAGCTCCTCTGTCCTTCTCCAGCTTGCTATTTACTACCAACAGTTTCCCTGGCTgcttgcaggcagctgctgggggTTTGTGCCAGTTGACTGCTGTGTGTTGGCACATGACACTTCCCTGAGTCCCTGGGAGCACTCTGACTAATTTCTTAAACATTGTTTTCCCCCCTTAGTAATCtcacttttatttccttcaggAAGCCAGCGTGGAAGGATGGCTCCACAGCTACTTGTGTCCTAGCTGTCGACAATATTCTCTACATAGCCAACCTTGGGGACAGCCGGGTAAGCAGAATGGAGAAGCCCACTGCTGGTGTCTCAATTCCTCCAAGAGCTTTGTTTGCCCTGAAGGGCAAGGTGTTTGTGTGGGATGTCCCAGTTGCCATGAGCTCCCCATTGTTCCTACAAAGCATCTTGTTTTGGGTGGGTGCAGCGTACTTCTGTGGTGTCTCCCATGGTGTAAAACAACTGTGTGTGATAGTTCTCTCTTGGTGGTGCTAAATATCTCACAGTATCTGGAGCagaacagaatatttctgttgaaaGGGACCTAtcaacgatcatctagtccaactgcctgactgCTTCAGGGCAGACCAAAAACTAAAGCATATTACTAAGGGCGGAgttcaaatgcctcttaaacactgacaggcctggggcactgaccacctctctaggaagcctgttgcagtgtttgaccaccctctcagtaaagaaatgcttcctaatgcccagtctgaacctcccctggcgcagctttgagccattcctaCACATCCTGTCCCTGGATGCCAGGgaggaagagctcagcacctccctctccacgtcccctcctcaggaagctgcagagccatgaggtcacccctcagcctccttttccccagactAGGCAgacccagagtcctcagccactccgCAGAGGACAGGCCTTCCAGCCCTTCACCAGCTCGGTTGCCCTCCTCTGGGTGCATccaaggaccttcacatcctccTGAAACGGTGGGGCCCAGCGCTGCCCCCAGCGCTCGAGGAGAGGCCGCACCGGCGCTGACCCGAGCGGGACCATCCCCTCTCCTGGCCGGTGGCCGTGCTGTGCCGGACGCACCCTGGGAGGCGGTTTGTGCTCTGGGGgccagggcacgctgctggctcctgctgaccagcacccccagaccccctctgcagggctgctctccagctcctctcccgttTTATCCTTGTGCCCAGTGTCACTCTGTCCCAGGCGCAGAATCCAGCATGTGGACGTGTTAAATTTCACACCATTGATTGCCCGATGCTCCGGCctgtctagatccctctgcaaggcctcttgtccctccagagagtcaacagcacctcccagttgGTATCGTGAGCAAAACTGCTGACGGAGCATTCAACTCCTGCACCCAGATCACTGATAAAAACACTGAACAGCACTGGCCCCAGGACTGGGCCCTGAGGCACGCTGCTGGTGACCAGTCGCCAGCaagatgtagccccattcactgcaaCTTGCAGCGCTCTCTCAAGAAGTTCCGGGTGcagttttgttcttgtttacTCACGAGGGTCTTCTGTCAGCACAGGCGATTCTGTGTCGTTATAATGAAGAGAGTGAGAAACACACAGCCTTAAGCCTCAGTAAGGAGCACAACCCCACCCAATATGAGGAACGAATGCGGATACAGAAAGCTGGGGGAAATGTCAGGTAAGTGCCTAAAGGGTGTGAGTGAGCAAATCTAAACCCTGGCCCAGCTTTGGGCCTGAGCACTGAGTTTCTGGAGTTTCCTGAGCCCAGTGCTTATGCTAGTGAGAGCCTGGAGAGAATCTGTTGCTGCCTGTGGGTGGCACAGTGGTGCCTGAGGTGTCTGAAGGATTCAGTGGCTTGAGTTGGTTGATGGGGGCTGGTTTCCCAGGGGCTTACAGTGGCAGCAGGGTGCTGTGCTGCAAAGACAGGAACCCGCATGAAAGCCTGGACATGCTTAAGCTTGACCTGCAGAGCTGGACTTGATTGTTTAAGAAGTTAtcacttgctgcacactgtggcattGAACAGAACTCACTTCCTTGCTTGCAGCAtcacttctccctgtcctgtaAGAGGGGAGATGGTTTGAGAGGGCACGAGAAGCCCTCGATGTCAGTTGGTGTTGCTCCCCTGGGGGTTAGCTGATGGGGTCTGCAGTAGGAGGGAGGTTTTTGAAGCCAGAGCAGGATTATCTTAATGTTCCTGTGCATGTAGGTGTGCATGGCTGCTTGGGCAGCTGGTGCTAAACACAGCAGCTGTGTCTGATTTTCCTGGCTAGGTTCTCTCCCTTTGAAGGCTGTTTCTTGATTTAATGGCATCCTCACAAGAGAGGACTCGGTGCAGGTGAAGTATTGTAGTGCCTGCGGAGGCAGAATGCCCCCTGGAGTGGGGAGGGGTAGGCTCAGTTCTGTCACGCTGCCATGTCTGGAGGGCCTTGTTCCCCTTATCTCTGGAGAGCACATGCTGCTTCGTATGCTTAGCACTGATCTATCTTTGCACACAGGAAAGAGATGGGCCAGTGTCTGTTAGCTCTTTTCAGAACTGGGGAGACATCTCCCCGGCTGCCTGCGAGCCTCTCCCACTGCTTGTAGTTCAGTATTTTGGACCCAAGAGAT
This region of Strix uralensis isolate ZFMK-TIS-50842 chromosome 9, bStrUra1, whole genome shotgun sequence genomic DNA includes:
- the ILKAP gene encoding integrin-linked kinase-associated serine/threonine phosphatase 2C — translated: MDLFGDLPEPGSSAAGKEAQKGPLLFDDLPPASSADSAKGGSLLFDDLPPASSSDTAFSATEQVSAGSHGKGEKRKSLEEEEKNGREELVEKKVCKGSVGILGLKGYVAERKGEREDMQDAHVILNDITEECQPLPSQITRVSYFAVFDGHGGVRASKFAAQNLHQNLIKKFPKGEVVSVEKTVKRCLLDTFKHTDEEFLKQASSQKPAWKDGSTATCVLAVDNILYIANLGDSRAILCRYNEESEKHTALSLSKEHNPTQYEERMRIQKAGGNVRDGRVLGVLEVSRSIGDGQYKRCGVISVPDIKRCQLTHNDRFILIACDGLFKVFTPEEAVNFVVSCLEDKNIQMREGKLEADARYEAACNRLANKAVQRGSADNVTVMVVRIEH